A genomic window from Carassius auratus strain Wakin chromosome 45, ASM336829v1, whole genome shotgun sequence includes:
- the LOC113062963 gene encoding prostaglandin G/H synthase 2, whose protein sequence is MNSLVLFILLHLGFMVCQGANPCCSQPCQNRGVCTALGSDSYECDCTRTGYHGQNCTAPEFLTWVKVSLKPSPNTVHYILTHFKSLWNIVNNLSFLRNGLMRYVLTSRAHLIDSPPLYNADYGYKSWEAYSNLSYYTRTLPPVPHDCPTPMGVAGKKELPDVKLLAEKLLVRRKFIPDPQRTSLMFAFFAQHFTHQFFKSDMKKGPAFTKALNHGVDLGHIYGQDLERQHKLRLFKDGKMRYKVVEGEVYPPTVSEVQVDMHYPPHVPESRRFAVGHEAFGLVPGLMMYATIWLREHNRVCDILKKEHPDWDDERLFQTTRLILIGETIKIIIEDYVQHLSGYHLKLKFDPELLFNERFQYQNRIASEFNTLYHWHPLMPDEFHVQDEVYSYKQFLFNTSIVTDYGINGLVESFTKQIAGRVAGGRNVPPAVLMVAMKSIEDSRKMRYQSINAYRKRFNMKPYTSFEDMTGEKEMAAELEELYGHVDAVELYTGLLVEKPRTNAIFGETMVEMGAPYSLKGLMGNPICSPEYWKPSTFGGKVGFEIVNTASLQKLVCNNVKGPCPVASFNVPNVENSVPTTINASTSHSNQKVNPTVLLKERASEL, encoded by the exons ATGAATAGTTTggtattatttattcttttgcaCCTGGGTTTCATGGTTTGCCAAGGAG CCAATCCTTGTTGCTCTCAGCCATGTCAGAATCGAGGCGTCTGTACGGCACTGGGCTCAGACTCGTATGAATGTGACTGTACACGCACTGGATACCACGGTCAAAACTGCACAGCAC CCGAGTTTCTCACATGGGTGAAAGTTTCTCTGAAGCCTTCTCCCAACACTGTGCATTATATTCTCACACACTTCAAAAGCTTGTGGAATATTGTCAACAACTTGTCCTTTTTAAGAAATGGCTTAATGAGATATGTGCTAACAT CACGTGCCCATCTGATTGATAGCCCCCCTTTATACAATGCTGACTACGGTTACAAAAGCTGGGAAGCCTACTCTAATCTCTCCTACTACACTCGCACACTGCCTCCTGTCCCACACGATTGCCCAACACCGATGGGAGTCGCAG GTAAGAAAGAGCTGCCAGACGTTAAGCTTCTGGCTGAGAAACTGCTTGTCAGGAGGAAGTTTATCCCAGACCCTCAACGCACCAGTCTTATGTTCGCTTTCTTTGCCCAACATTTTACACACCAGTTCTTCAAATCCGACATGAAGAAAGGTCCAGCTTTCACAAAAGCCCTAAATCATGGG GTTGACTTGGGACACATATATGGACAGGACCTTGAACGCCAACACAAGCTGAGACTTTTCAAGGACGGCAAGATGAGATATAAG GTTGTGGAGGGTGAGGTTTATCCCCCGACAGTCAGCGAGGTTCAAGTAGACATGCACTACCCTCCTCACGTACCTGAGTCTCGTCGCTTTGCCGTGGGTCACGAGGCATTTGGACTGGTTCCAGGACTCATGATGTATGCTACCATCTGGCTGCGTGAACACAACCGAGTGTGTGATATACTAAAGAAGGAGCATCCTGACTGGGATGACGAGAGGCTGTTTCAGACCACACGGCTCATCCTTATTG GTGAGACGATCAAAATCATTATTGAAGATTATGTGCAACATCTCAGCGGATACCACTTAAAGCTCAAGTTTGATCCCGAACTTCTCTTCAACGAGCGTTTCCAGTACCAGAACAGGATCGCTTCCGAGTTCAACACTCTTTACCATTGGCATCCCCTAATGCCTGATGAATTTCACGTCCAGGATGAAGTCTACAGTTATAAGCAGTTCCTCTTCAACACCTCTATAGTGACAGACTATGGCATCAACGGCTTGGTTGAATCCTTCACCAAACAGATCGCTGGAAGG GTGGCTGGAGGGCGTAATGTTCCACCAGCTGTGTTAATGGTGGCCATGAAGTCAATTGAAGACAGCAGGAAAATGCGCTACCAATCTATTAATGCCTACAGGAAACGTTTTAACATGAAACCATACACATCCTTCGAAGATATGACAG GAGAAAAGGAGATGGCTGCTGAACTTGAAGAGTTGTACGGGCATGTGGATGCAGTGGAGCTTTATACTGGGTTGTTGGTTGAGAAGCCCAGGACCAACGCCATCTTTGGGGAGACCATGGTGGAAATGGGTGCCCCCTACTCCCTCAAAGGACTTATGGGGAATCCCATCTGTTCCCCTGAGTACTGGAAACCAAGCACCTTTGGTGGCAAAGTGGGCTTTGAGATTGTTAACACTGCCTCTCTGCAGAAATTGGTTTGCAATAACGTCAAAGGGCCCTGCCCTGTGGCATCTTTCAATGTGCCTAATGTAGAAAATTCAGTACCAACCACTATTAATGCAAGTACTTCCCACTCGAATCAAAAAGTCAACCCAACAGTTTTACTCAAAGAACGAGCATCTGAACTCTGA
- the LOC113062964 gene encoding phosducin-like — protein MSDRIVDEEPVAVTHTGPKGVINDWRKFKLESMDQEALPPSKRELIRQMSSPHKPRDSCVGGFNRKMSAQEYELIKEDDEKSLRKYRKQCMQEMHERLSFGPKFEGVYDLDSGEDFLEVIEKEHRLTVVVVHIYKDGVQVCEALNSCMDCLATEYSSVKFCRISAAATGASERFPDDVLPALLVYKAGELLGNFLAVTQHFSEEFFATDVEAFLNEYGLLPEKECGPGADEDEADVE, from the exons atgtctgacagaatcgTAGATGAGGAACCAGTGGCTGTCACTCACACAG GACCAAAGGGTGTCATCAATGACTGGCGTAAATTTAAACTGGAGAGCATGGACCAGGAGGCTCTGCCTCCCAGCAAGAGAGAGCTGATAAGACAGATGTCGTCCCCCCACAAGCCCAGAGACTCCTGTGTGGGTGGATTCAATCGCAAG ATGAGCGCTCAGGAGTACGAGCTGATAAAAGAAGATGATGAGAAAAGTCTGCGTAAGTACCGCAAGCAATGCATGCAGGAGATGCATGAGCGCCTGAGCTTCGGGCCCAAATTTGAGGGCGTGTATGACCTAGACAGTGGTGAGGACTTTCTGGAGGTCATTGAGAAGGAGCACCGTCTCACAGTGGTGGTGGTGCACATCTATAAAGATGGAGTGCAGGTGTGTGAGGCACTTAACAGTTGCATGGATTGCCTGGCCACAGAATATTCAAGCGTTAAATTCTGCCGCATTAGCGCGGCTGCCACTGGAGCTAGCGAGCGCTTCCCAGATGACGTGCTGCCCGCCTTGTTAGTGTACAAGGCTGGAGAGCTTCTGGGGAACTTCCTGGCTGTTACGCAGCATTTCAGCGAGGAGTTCTTTGCTACCGATGTAGAAGCCTTCCTCAATGAATATGGACTGCTGCCAGAGAAGGAATGTGGCCCTGGAGCTGATGAGGATGAAGCAGATGTGGAGTAA